Below is a window of Streptomyces taklimakanensis DNA.
CCCCGGCGATGTCACCACCACCGTCACCGGCTCCCCCACCACCTGGCGAGTGGACGCCCTGCCCGTCCCGGACGGCTGGGTGGCCGCCCTCGCCCTTCCGCACGACGCCGCACGGGAGATCATCGTCCGACGCCACTGAGCGGCGGCGCGGGCTCCGGTGCGGCGCGGGCGCCGGTGGATCGTGGGCGCCGTTGTTCCGGCGGCATGTGATGGTCGCCGCCGGAGCGGGTATATTGGTTTCGACCTTCTACTCAGGCTCGAAAGCCCCGCCGGCAACGGCGGGGCTTTCGGTTCGTCGGCGGCCGTGCTCAGACGGCGACCTGGAGGTTGGGGCGTCCCTCCATGGGCGGGGCGATGACATAGGCGGGGAGCTGGAGATTGGGCAGGTCACCGGCCTTGATGTCCCTCAGCGCCTGACGGAAGGCGGCCTCCATCTCCTCGTGGCTCTCGTACTTGGCGGCCAGCGGGTGGAGCCGGTAGCTGTTGCCGTTGCGCTCCTCGCTGCGAGGACGAAGCACGATCTTCAGGTCGCACAGGGGAGCCATCAGGGCGCTGATGGCCTGTGGCGTCTTCTGGTGGTACTCGCGGGCCATGTCCTTCTGTTTGACGGGGATGTGACCGCCGAACTCGGAACGGTACAACAGGTACTGGAGGAACTTGACCGCGCTGCCGGAGATGGGTAGGGCCCAGATGCGCTCGCCCACCAAGGGAGACATGACCTCGGCCATCTAGGGGTTCCTCCTTGTCGTGGTCGGTCCTGGTGTGCGATGTCCTGGCGATATCACCCTGTTCGCTCCTGTCGGGTGGGGGGCGGGGGGTCGTCCAAGGCGAGGTCGAGGGCTTGCTGCTCACCATGGTGGGGGCCGATCCTGTGGGGGAACGCCTGGGGATCGCGTCCGTGTTCACGTTCGAGGTCGGCGAGGACGGCCTGTTGGGCCGTGCTGTTGCCACGGAACCACAACCGGACGTTGAGCCGGATCCTGCCGTTGCCGTGTTTCTCCAGCCACCCGTACTCACAGAGGGCCTTGATGGCCCGGTTGACAGTGGAGCGCGTGATGCGTCGGGCTCCGATGCGGTGGGCCTCCTTGTTGAGGCCGTCGGTGATCTCCTGCTGGGTGTACTGGGCGATACCGGTTCCGGCGATCTGCCCTCCGGCGACGTAGAGGAAGACGCACATCTCCGACTTGGTGACACTGTTGGCGACGGCCAGCTGGGCGAGAAACTGGGTGAACCAGTTGCTGGCGATGCTGTAGCCCTGGTCACCGGCCATGTCGTGGACGGTACGGGGTTCCTGCTCGTACTCGAAGGTGACACCCTTGAGCTTCTTACGGGATCCGGAAGCCTGCCGGGTGGACTCGACGGTCTCCCCCAACTGCTTGCCCAGGGCGACGAGGATGTCGTCGAAGCCCGGGCCTCCGTCTTGAGGGGCGAGTGGGCGGGGGCCCACCGGGGGTGGGGTGGGCGGGTCAGATGTCACAGGACCTCCTTCGCTACTCAGGCGAGGTAGACCCTACTGCAAAACACAAGTGGTTTTTGTCTTTCGCCACTTGCGTGTGCCACGAGGGCCCACCCCCGCACCGCCCCGACAGAAGGTGCCATAAGTCCACCACTTCTTGTCTTCTGCTGCGGATACGGGCCGGAAGTCCAACACAGCTTTACTTCTGTTGCCGTCCACGGCACGTCTCAAGCGCCCGGAGGCACTCTCGCACTCCATCACGCACCCCTCTGACCTGCAGTGAAAGAAAATCAAATTGGGCTTGACTTTTTCGCGAAATGTGCGCTCCCCATTAACATTTCAGACCTCCAAATGTGTCGGCGCCGACACACCCCACCCCGCATAACCGCAGGTGAAAGGGGGTATCAGCCCCCACGCCTCTTGTCATAGAGACCCCCGACGGCGGTTGCCACCAGGCAACGTGACGACACGCCACGGTGTCCGGAGCGGCGAGCACCGAGCCCCCGGAGAAGTGCCCGGGCCGTCCGAGGGCGGCAAGTCCCCCCTTCCCGCAGGCGAGCGACACCCCACCCGCCGACACACCCGCACCACCGAAGGCCGGCCCCATCCGGCAGGACGTTTCGAACACCACCCGCACTGGTCACCCTCACCCCGTCCGGCCTCGCCACCCGTGTCCCGTAACGGCCCGATGACACCCGCAGTCGCCGGCCGTGCGGACACCACCGAGTCGGGGCACCGCAGGCCCGCCAGGGCCGAGGAGCCACCGACCCGGGGCGTTCGCCACCGGTGACAAGAGCGGGGTCCCCTTCTCCGTGAAGTGGGGCCTCATGACGACGTCATGAGGCCCTCGGCAGGAAGGTGAAACACACAGCCTCTTGCTCCTCCCTTCCCCCAAGCGTCAGTATGGTGACGCCATGACATCCCCTTATCCTGATGGCGACCGGGAAAAGGTAGCGTCAAAGCTCCCGGCCGCCCTCCGTCAAGAGCTCAAGATCCGTACTGCCGAGTACGGCATCGACATCCAGGACGCCGTCACCGAAGGCATCCACGCCTGGCGTGCCGACGGCGGTCACCGCGCCGCCGTGGACACCGCCGGTGCCGAGTCCTTCTCCACCTGGCTGCCCAACGGGCTCTACGGCCGGTTCAAAGAGGACTGTTCCGCACGTGGCGTCTCCTACACCCAGGGCTTGGCCCAGTCCGTTCGCGGTTGGCTGGACGCCCACCCGTCCCCCGGCCGGCAGTCCCACACCGGACCGCAACGCAAGATCGTCTGCAATCAGAAAGGCGGCGTCGGCAAGACCGCCGTGGCCGCCGGCATCGCCCAGGCCTACGCCGAGGACGGCAAGCGGGTCCTCCTCGTCGACTACGACCCCCAAGGACACCTGAGCGAACAACTCGGCATCGCGCAGATTCCCCCGGGCGAGGACAGCCTGGTGGCCCACATGTGCGCCGAAGGCAAGGCGGACCTGCGCGAACTGCTGGTCACCTTCGAGGACGAGCGGTTCGGCAAGAGGCTCCAGATACTGCCCGCCTGCTTCGACGGGTTCCTGCTGGACGCGAAGATCGCCACCAACACCCGGATCCGCCGCCGGGAGGCCACTCTCGAACGGGCCCTGGAACCCTTGGAGACGGACTTCGACATCGTCGTCATCGACTGCCCGCCGTCACTGGGCATCGCCATGGACGCCGCCATCTACTACGGTCGACGCCGCGACGGCGAACCCACCGGCGCCTCCGGCGTCATCATCCCCGTCCTCGCCGAGGACTCCTCCGCCACGGCCTACGCCATGCTCACCGAGCAGATCGAATCGCTGAAGGAAGACCTCGACCTCGAACTGGACTACCTGGGCCTGGTGGTGAACCTGTACGACTCCCGTCGCGGATTCGTCGCCACCTCCAGCCTCCGGCAGTGGAAGTCCCTGGGAGACCCACCCGTCCTGGCGGTCATCGGCGACCTGAAGGAACAACGCGAGGCCGTCCGCATGGGCAGACCCCTGCTGGCCTACGCCCCCCACTGTGACCAGGCCGAGGCCATGCGGCGGATCGCGAGGGCCTCGTCATGACCAGCAAGGCCGAACGGCTCGGCGCCTCTTCGGCGTTCGGCCGAGCCGGAACCGCGCGCAGCGCCCGCGGCCGGGTCACCGAGAAGGTCCTGGGCGGCAGCGACGACGGACCCACCCGTCTCGCCCTCCACCTGCTCAGCCACAACCCCGACAACCCGCGCGACTCCCTGCCGGACGTCACCGAACTCGCCGCCTCGCTGCGGGACCACGGGCAGAAGTCCGCGGTCACCATCATGTCCCGCGAGGCGTACCTGGCGGCCAACCCGGAGCGGGAGGACGAGCTCGAACCGCGGGCCGCCTACGTCGTCATCGACGGCAACTGCCGTCTCGCCGCCGCCCGGCAGGCCGGTCTGTCCTCACTACGGGTCATGATGGACGAGTCCCTGGGCGGCGATCCGGACGAGCTGCTGGAGTCCGCCCTGGTGGCCAACATCCACCGCCAGGACCTCGACCCCCTGGACGAGGCACGGGCCT
It encodes the following:
- a CDS encoding ParA family protein, which encodes MTSPYPDGDREKVASKLPAALRQELKIRTAEYGIDIQDAVTEGIHAWRADGGHRAAVDTAGAESFSTWLPNGLYGRFKEDCSARGVSYTQGLAQSVRGWLDAHPSPGRQSHTGPQRKIVCNQKGGVGKTAVAAGIAQAYAEDGKRVLLVDYDPQGHLSEQLGIAQIPPGEDSLVAHMCAEGKADLRELLVTFEDERFGKRLQILPACFDGFLLDAKIATNTRIRRREATLERALEPLETDFDIVVIDCPPSLGIAMDAAIYYGRRRDGEPTGASGVIIPVLAEDSSATAYAMLTEQIESLKEDLDLELDYLGLVVNLYDSRRGFVATSSLRQWKSLGDPPVLAVIGDLKEQREAVRMGRPLLAYAPHCDQAEAMRRIARASS
- a CDS encoding replication/maintenance protein RepL, giving the protein MTSDPPTPPPVGPRPLAPQDGGPGFDDILVALGKQLGETVESTRQASGSRKKLKGVTFEYEQEPRTVHDMAGDQGYSIASNWFTQFLAQLAVANSVTKSEMCVFLYVAGGQIAGTGIAQYTQQEITDGLNKEAHRIGARRITRSTVNRAIKALCEYGWLEKHGNGRIRLNVRLWFRGNSTAQQAVLADLEREHGRDPQAFPHRIGPHHGEQQALDLALDDPPPPTRQERTG